One window of the Triticum dicoccoides isolate Atlit2015 ecotype Zavitan chromosome 3B, WEW_v2.0, whole genome shotgun sequence genome contains the following:
- the LOC119277755 gene encoding zinc finger protein STOP1 homolog has translation MRKSSEISMKASSSMASDASGNTEPGQQGVRFSSMDQSCFVRPGQSIPGYPPFFGPQSSNFYLPDDSVAKACDPFEPNPPQSNPVADWDPQAMLSNLTFLEQKIKQVKDIVQSMGNRGSQDVGGSCELAAKQQLVTADLTSIIIQLISTAGSMLPSMKTPLLSSNPAVRQLNTPGSPMGFGSIVNQRPSTVREEMVPDISKTSDYEELMNTLNTAHDEKDDLINCPNPCVGEGPEPVPMEDHDVKESDDGGEAEHLPPGSYVVLQLEKEEILAPHTHFCVICGKGFKRDANLRMHMRGHGDEYKTPAALAKPMRDSGSDPTPVTRYSCPYVGCKRNKEHRKFQPLKTILCVKNHYKRSHCDKRYTCSRCNTKKFSVIADLKTHEKHCGRDKWLCSCGTTFSRKDKLFGHVALFQGHTPALPMDDIKATGASEQPQGSEAMDDMVGSTGYNFPGSTSDGIPNLDMKVADDTRGYFSPLNFDPCFGALDDFARPGFDISENPFSFLPSGPGSCSFGQLSGDS, from the coding sequence ATGAGAAAAAGTTCAGAAATTTCCATGAAAGCTTCGTCGTCGATGGCAAGCGACGCGTCAGGGAACACTGAACCTGGCCAACAGGGCGTTCGTTTCAGTTCCATGGACCAGTCTTGCTTTGTAAGACCTGGCCAGTCAATCCCTGGCTACCCCCCATTCTTTGGCCCTCAATCTTCCAACTTTTACCTTCCTGATGACAGTGTGGCTAAAGCGTGTGATCCGTTTGAACCGAATCCTCCACAGAGCAATCCTGTGGCAGACTGGGATCCTCAGGCCATGCTGAGCAACCTAACCTTCCTTGAGCAGAAGATCAAGCAGGTGAAAGATATCGTGCAGTCCATGGGTAACCGAGGGAGCCAAGATGTTGGTGGTTCCTGCGAGCTTGCCGCAAAGCAGCAGCTCGTCACCGCTGATCTCACTTCCATCATAATTCAGCTCATCTCGACTGCCGGCTCCATGCTTCCTTCCATGAAGACCCCGCTCCTTAGCAGCAATCCAGCGGTCAGGCAACTCAACACGCCTGGTTCTCCCATGGGCTTTGGCTCGATTGTGAATCAGCGGCCAAGCACAGTCAGGGAGGAGATGGTTCCTGACATTAGCAAGACCTCTGATTATGAGGAGCTGATGAATACCCTTAACACAGCGCATGATGAAAAGGATGATCTGATCAACTGCCCAAATCCTTGTGTCGGGGAAGGGCCTGAGCCGGTTCCGATGGAAGACCATGACGTGAAGGAGAGCGATGATGGTGGTGAGGCAGAGCACCTCCCCCCTGGTTCTTATGTGGTCTTGCAGTTGGAGAAGGAGGAAATTTTAGCACCACATACTCATTTCTGTGTGATATGTGGGAAGGGTTTCAAGAGGGATGCTAACCTAAGGATGCACATGAGGGGCCATGGAGACGAGTACAAGACTCCCGCAGCTCTTGCCAAACCCATGAGAGATTCTGGCTCAGATCCTACACCAGTTACAAGGTACTCGTGCCCATATGTCGGTTGCAAGCGGAACAAAGAGCACAGGAAGTTCCAGCCCCTCAAGACAATCTTGTGTGTGAAGAACCACTACAAGAGAAGCCACTGTGACAAGAGGTATACCTGCAGCCGATGCAATACCAAGAAGTTCTCAGTCATTGCGGACTTGAAGACTCATGAGAAGCACTGCGGGCGTGACAAGTGGCTCTGCTCATGTGGAACAACTTTCTCAAGAAAGGACAAGCTGTTCGGCCATGTCGCGCTTTTCCAAGGGCACACACCTGCTCTTCCAATGGATGATATTAAAGCAACAGGAGCATCGGAGCAGCCTCAGGGGAGCGAGGCGATGGACGACATGGTGGGGAGCACAGGGTATAACTTCCCAGGCAGCACGTCTGATGGTATTCCGAATCTAGACATGAAAGTTGCCGATGACACACGTGGTTATTTCTCGCCCTTGAACTTCGACCCGTGCTTCGGCGCCCTCGATGACTTCGCCCGCCCTGGATTCGACATCTCCGAGAACCCCTTCTCCTTCCTGCCTTCGGGACCGGGTTCCTGCAGCTTTGGGCAGCTTAGTGGAGACAGCTGA
- the LOC119277756 gene encoding uncharacterized protein LOC119277756 — protein MSLACLVCHGMSSPSQSFRSYSVSSSEEENRCGAAVACLSRKILAAGPASRVGTSKVTPVMATGQGIEGAPRLQRSRAVSRDLVRDWNFDEIVIGN, from the coding sequence ATGAGTCTAGCTTGTCTCGTATGCCATGGCATGAGCAGCCcttcacagtctttcagaagctatTCAGTCTCAAGCTCAGAGGAGGAAAACAGGTGTGGAGCTGCTGTTGCCTGCCTATCGCGGAAAATTTTGGCTGCAGGACCTGCTAGCCGTGTGGGAACATCAAAGGTGACACCTGTAATGGCCACTGGACAAGGCATCGAGGGTGCTCCTCGTCTTCAACGGAGCCGTGCTGTTTCAAGGGATCTTGTCAGGGACTGGAACTTCGACGAGATCGTTATTGGGAACTAG